The Hemicordylus capensis ecotype Gifberg chromosome 13, rHemCap1.1.pri, whole genome shotgun sequence sequence TTCCTCTGCGAACAGGGACTCTGCGAACAACCTCTGCGAACAGAGATCAATGCACTACCCTCCCTCTTTTCCACTCCTTGTCTGTATTCTGTTCACTGGAATAAAATTCAAAAGCCAAGGAGGTGAGTCGCCTTTCCCTGCAGTCTTGAGAAGACTCCTGTACACTGGCTGGACCGGGGAACCTGCAGTCCTGCCCATGGCAGTGTAGAGTGGAGCTATAAGAACCCCAGACAAATTACACTTGCAGAAAGAGTGAGCGCACGAGCACACAATTGTTTGCATTTTAATTGAATTTCCTGGCCGGCTTCTTGCAGAGAagcaggggggggggcaatggaggggggggggagccagggaACATGCAGAGGTGAGACTGTTCTGGGAGCTGACAGCAAGGGCTGCGGACACGCTGTAACTTTCCTGCCCTGGTAGCCTGCAACTTTCTGGAGTAGCCTTGCGTGTCTCACTGGGTCCCTTCCTACTGGAGAGGCTTGGAtgagttgtcccccccccccaagaagaaGATAGGTGCATGTTCCTCCTAGGGTGCAGATgggctgcatgtgtgtgtgtggtggcaaaTTCAAAGTGAAGTGTTTCTGTCCATCCCAGTactaaacaaaaataaatctccTTGGGTCTATTTATAGCAGGGAGCGGATTAGCGAAGAGGCTATTTTGGGGAGCTGTAGGGGACAGTTGCTGGAGGCTGCCTGCTTGAGCAAATCAagtaaacatcccccccccctttttaatgaAATCCCTGTAGGGGTTGTCAGTGGATTCtgatctcttttcttctctcccatCCCCATCCTCTCTCTGCTCTGTGTTCCAGAGGGATTTGCTAGGATACACGAGCTGTATCTGGGTGCAAACgcgcatcccctgctaactgagcaaagagacaccttttaaagaggcgattctctttgagcagggggagagcacctggccctatccaaccccagcacagcatccctccagtggctgttgctggtgtgtttcttttttagactggaGAGCCATTTGGGGAACATTTGCTGGAAAGCGGTCTATAAATGCTTGTCGTCGTATtcgtatttgtcgtattcatatccTCTTGAAGGGCACTTTGCTCTTTCTTTAGGCCAGTTCCTAAAACCACTTTGAAACAAAGGTCAGCTCAGGGGCTCTCAACCTGCTgccctccagattttgctgagccacaactcccatcatccccagccacagtgtggctggggatgatgggagttgtggtttgacaacatctggaggaccacaggttaggAGCTCCTCTGCCaattgggattatgggagttgtagtccaacagcatctggggacccagggctgGGAAGGCCGGGCTGGGGTGCGATCCACATTAGCAGGCATGGCGAGTCAAGGGGTTAACAGGGGTGGCACAGTCAACAGGACAAAATTCCCTGCATTGTACTAGTCACAGGATCTTTTCACACATTACTGGAAACCTGGGTTTGCTGCTTGAAACTCAGGCTCccaaatgtgtgtgtatgtgtggtatGCAAATACAGGTTTGTCCGTTTGCTTTTCATATAGTTCTCTCTTTGGTGTATACCTGAATGTTTTAAGGTATGGACCCTTTgaatgtcccctctaacagggattcccagctgatgttgactacaactcccagaaccccccagttgcaacggcttttgcttggggattctgggagttgtcgtcatcAACATCcgggactccctgttagaggggacactggaccCTTTTCAAGTTCTTTGCTTAAGAAAAGGCTTCCCAATCAGTGGcactggactccaactcccaagggcttttggctattgtggctgggaatgatgggagttgtagtccaacctctccTGTCCTCCAGAGGCACTtgggacccaagattggggaAACTCCTTTCTTGGGACAATTTTCGGGTGTTCCAGAGGTACAGAAACATCGAATGTAGGGGGACACTCATGGGATATCGCATCTTCCTTAAATGTTCTTCAGTCCCTGGGGCTTCCTGATCAGCCAAAGCGAAGATTGTCAGCTCAGTATAAAGGGGAGCTGCTCAGCAGTGGGGCTTCTGCTTTGCAGAGAGGAAGTCCCAAGTTTCATCCCCAAATCGAGCTGGGGAAGGACCTCTGACTGAAACCCCGAAGAACTGCTGCCACCCAGTGCAAACCAAACCAGACTAGAAGGGCTTGGCTTCATGTCTGGACGTTTCCTGTGTCTGTCAAATGCCCAGGCAGAgtattttaaagaacaaacacacaccccaacacgATGCTGTCCCTTGTGTCAGTCTTGCTGGCTTTGCATCATTCTGCTAGCAGCGGGAGGACGTGGAAAatgctcagtggtcgagcatctgctttgcatgcaggaagtcacAGGTTCGATCCCCGCCATCCCCGGGTAGGTTTTGGAATCCGAGCTCTCGGCCGGTGTATCTGCTTAGGTGCGCGACCCCATTTTGGCAGCCAGGAGGACAAGAGCCGGGCTTCTTTGAAAACGAAATTCAGTTGCCCGGATGCTGGATTTTGAACCCCGTACGGCAGGGGCGCTcaaccgtgggtccccagatgtggttggatgacaactccccaTGGATGATGGGTCTTGtcatccaacaatatctggggacccactttTGAGAACCCCTGCGGGATGGAATTCCGCATTTGCATGGCATTGCGGCATttgcatgcatatttgcatggcCTCACACACAGAGTAGGATTTGACCTCACCTTTCCCCATCTGTGACTCACCTGTGGTTTTATCACAACATTCCTCCAGGCATCATATATATATTTGCCTTTTGCCCAAATTCCCCTTCCGCATCCCCCCCCCTCTCTATCCCTGCAGGATCTGCTCCTCCTGGCtatgccctgccccaccccaccccgatttTTAAACCCTGTTGTTTTTGTAGTGCTCCTCTGCttgcctccccctctcccccaccccccactcggTTAACCAGCCCAGCTGTATGCTAATCGGAAGCAAACACCATTTTCAGTTTCACTCCCTTGCATTAAGTTGACTGCACGCCTGAGCTATTGTTAGCAAGCCTCTTCCCCCACAACCCCTACACAGTcttaaaacagaaagaaagagagagagacacacacagctcTTGCTGGAATGAATGATGGGTGGTCACACAGGCCTCAGTTCAGGGGGggatttttctccccccacctccccacatcttttgtcttccccccccctttgcttttCATAACTTTTTGAGCAGCTGCCGGGCCTTTCTTCTCTTCCCCGCCCTTTTCTGTCTTTATTTCACTCCTTTCTGGGTGACTGGAGAGCCTTTTCCCCAcctgtccccgtccccccccccattcaaacAGAACAGGAGGTCACCACTCCCAGAGAGAGAGACGGCAGATGCTGGGAGTTACCTGTGTCAATAAGAGAGTGCAGCCAGACAGGTGGCAGGTACAGGAGGGCGGGGCCCACTCGCTCCCTTGGCTCCGGTTCAGGTGGCCGTTGGAGGTGAATCAGTTACAGGCTGCCCGGGCATCTGCTCCGACTGTTGTTGCTGAACATTCCCaggcaacaggtgcaagaaagtGTGTGCAGCAAGGCCAACGTCCTTGTGGGGGGCGGGCGGTCATGTGCCGGATTAAGCATGGGATCGgcctcggccctcctgcagacgttgacctacaactcccataatccctgactattggccactgtgcctggggattatgggagttgtagtccaaaaacagctggggggggcaaagttgagcaggcctgctctaggggttcccaaccttgggtgcccagatattggactgcaattcccatcatccccagtgtcTGGAGAGGGGAAACAGCAGTTCAACGATGAAccagtggctggggataatgggagttgtagtccaacatctgggaacccaagattgAACTTATCACTTACCCCATGTTTGGACATCTTTATGTTGTTTCCCCTCATCCTGCTCTTGGGatgaagctgtagctcagtggtagagctttgtgtgcagaagggtCCTGgtccaatccttggcagcatctccaggtagggctgggagagactcctgccttgtagccctagagagccgctgccagtcagtgtagacaatactgagctagagggaccaagggtctgactcagtgtagggcagcttcctatgttcctcctcctcattgatTGCTAATTGAGATTATGGCAAGATATAGAGTCATGCCTCACAAAATGGGGTAAATGAATCTTTGATTATTGTAGAGAGGATGAGACCCTGACATGGAGATGCCACTAGAGAAGGTATCCCTGTACCACATACAAGTTTGTTTTCCGCTTCAGTCAAGTATCCAAATAGTACATATAATCTTCCTCCTTCAGAAAATCCTGCCCTCCTGATAATGACCTGTCTGTCTTCGCAGATGCAAGGTtatagcctgattcagacgttatgatgtacgagtgtacagacatctgtactctcGTCCACCTTTGTGTGAATGTTTTAAACGTGAATacgggcccttcaaatgcacgtGACAAATAAGAAGTGTACTTTGGCgactgcgttcaacataacatgtgaatgattgtatacCTGTGTAGCGAtctgttcctgtgtacactgtacgctcgtacgagtgttgaacagaatgtgtgaatgggccttatgttTCAGACAGCTGCAAATATGTGCAGGAACAGCTGGTTGGGGGCATCCCCAGTTCTGATCGCAAAAAGAAGGCAGCACCCTTTAAACAAATAATTCAAgctaaatatgacaaatatttatataccgctgttcaACAAATGTCAATTAcaacaaatacgatgaatatttatatgccgcttttcaacaaaagttcccaaagcggtttacacagatatataaataactaaattaaaatgggctcacaatctagaaaagaaacataagagacttcggggttggatagggccagttgctctccccctgctaaataaagagaatcaccacttttaggaggtgcctctttgctttgttagcaggggatcaaataGTTAAGCAGAGCTATTTAATTATTTGCAGTTTAAAAAACCCTTATCCTTTTTCTCTGCATATCACATTTATCTGCAGATCTCATTTATATCACAGCATATCACATTTATTGTTACCTGATCTGATGATGCTGGTTTTGTTTCCCCCTAGACGTTCATCTTCACAGATGGTGAGGACGAAGAGCTGAAGAAGAAAACAGGTGAGTCCTTGCTGATTTCCTAAAAGCCGTTCTTCTCACTGGTGtgatttccccacccccaggccaacccccctcccccaaaaaaccaaaactCCCCTGCACCCATGTCTACTTCCACTTGCTAGTTCTCTGCTTGAAGGTTTCACCTCTGCATGGCTCCTGCCCTCAATCTTAACTGCTGACAAATTTAGGATAACAGCAGCAGAATGTGCTTGTTATTTTTCTGGATTTAAAATATTCCGGTGCCGTTCctccagctgtgaaaaaggccaattccatgctagggatcattaggaagggattgaaaataaaactgctaatattaaaatgcccttatacaaaatgatggtgcggccacacctggagtactgtgtacagttctggtcaccacatctcaaaaagggcattgtagaactggaaaaggtgcagaagagggcaaccaagatgatcaggggcctagagcacctttcttatgaggctaggctacaacacctggggctatttagtttagaaaaaaagacgactgtgggcagaaatgatagaggtctatagaatcatgcatggagtggagaaagtggatagagagaaattcttctccctctcccatcacactagaaccaggggtcatcccatgaaattggtggccaggaaattgaggaccagccaacggaagtactttttcacacaacgcataatccacttgtggaattctctgccacgagatgtggtgacagccaacaacctggatggcttgaagagggacttggataacttcatggaggagaggtctatcatcggctactagtcggagggctgtgggccacctccagcctcaaaggcaggatgcctccgagtaccagttgcaggggagtaacagcaggtagATGGGAgagagaatggctccctgtccccaaagggttcgctaaaaaagaaacataagacagaccccagcaacggccactggagggatgctgtgctggggatggatagggccagttgctctcctcctgctaaaaaaagagaattgccacttttaaaaggtgcctctttgctcagtttgcagggggtAACTGTGAATAGCCACTACTGTTCTTCAGCAACACCCTGTGTTTTCCAAAGGGAATCGTACCTGAACCAGGGACTTTGACCAATGTGATGTTCTCGCTAATAATTACACCAGGGGGTCTCAGACGTGGGTTTCCAGataatgctggactacaactcccatcatccatggacACAATTGTgcctggggacccacatttgaaaaCCCCTTCACGAAGAAATGATTTCCCCCTagaaaatttctttctgtctcttcggGACCTTCTCCATTTgacttctttcctctctcccttccaaaCCTCTGGTATTTCCATGTGTTCCGCACTCTTTTATTGGATTGTAAGCCTGTGGGCCCAGCCTGTCAGCTTTTATTTTCTGCAAAGCATCCAGGGTGATTTTTATTAACTTACAGGGAGAGCAAAAAATACAACCCATCAGTGTGCACGGAGCTTTTGGAACGAGGCTGTGCCCTGCGGAACTTGCAATCCAAATTTGGCACAAGGGAGATGAGAggaaaaaagaggggtagtgaaaaggaaggaaggcatacttatttgtaggccagAAGCGTGTAGAACCATGAGCATGCCAGGGCACGCTTGCAGCATTCACGTGCGACATGTTTAAGTGGATAGGTCTACCtaggaggtggggcggggggaagcaatCTGTGAATGGGCTgttagaataggaacataggatgctgccatatagtgagtcagaccattggtctatctagcagtattgtctacccagactggcagcggcctctccaagcgTGCCAgtaggagtctcagccctatctggagatgccagggaggggacttgggaccttctgcatgcaagcaggcaggggttcttcccagaacagccccatccccaaaggggaatatcttacagtgctcacacatgtagtctcccattcaaatgcagaccagggcagacactgcttagcagaggggacaattcatgctgtgTGGGGCAGATGGGCATCTCAGAAATGGTTTCTCCTGCTTCTCAAGAGGGAAAATACCCTATATGAACaagtcaccccccaccccccactcaagAGAATGTCCTGATTAACTTTCGGgaatggggaggggaagtggggacTTACTCATCGAGTGTTTATTgagtgccctccctcctcccagactgGGTCGGGGTCGCTCTATTCTTCTGATGCTAATGCTCCCTATTCATGCCGTGAATTGATTCCCCTCGAGACAACCCAGCAAGTAACAGGTGGCTACTGATGGGAAAATGTGGCATGAATAGGATGACAAGAGTCTCTCCAtctcatccccctcccccccaccagtcaAAAGGGGCTAGCGagagcctctctgtgtgtgtcacaCTACCCCCTCCTTTTGGAGTTAACACTCTCTGGGGCCGGCTGTAAATCTGGGGACAAAGGAACGACTTCTGGTCGAACAGCTAGGAGCAAAGAGATGCATCTCGGTCTTCCTTCCCTGATGTTTTTGCCCTTCTtgagaagctgccgtatactgagtcaggcccttggtccatctagcccaggactgtctacccagactggcagcggcttctccaagcttgcaggcaggagtctctctcagctaggGTTGCCAGATTCTGGCTTTCAAAATTTGGGCGCTCAATTTGCATATTAGGTAAATTGGCTTGAAAcagatttttgagcagaatagtgactgcacgttttgctccgtaactctgcttctacaagggctagagcttagcattaaaaaaaaaaaaaacgaaaGCTGAAATCCGTGCGGATCTGAGTGGGctgagcaatctgggtgagattcTTAAAATCCAGGTGAGACCTGGAAGTTtttggtggggcagtggggcacatggcaactctactcttaaccgtatcttggagatcccagggagggaacttggaaccttctgcatgcaagcattcaagtGCTCCAGGGCATGTACATGAAGGAGAAGGAATGTCCACTGAAAAGTGCTGGGGTCCTCCAAAAGGCCATAGGAATGCGTGGAATTTCCCAATGCTTTGCAAATTCAATACTGTTCATCTGCAAATTTCCATTTGCAAATTCAGTACATTccgtggccatttggaaggaggaacataggaagctgccatatactgagtcaggccattgctctaatccagtgttgtctacacagactggcagtggcttctccaaggttgcaggcaggagtctctctcagccctgtcttggagatgctgcctgccagggagggaatttgggacctcctgcaagcaaagcagatactcttcccagagcagccccaccctctaaggggaatatgaagtctcccattcaaatgcaaaccagggcagatactgcttagcaaaggggacaatccctgCTTGCGACCCCAAGACCCACTTTCCTCCCATTCGTGACATCGAGGCATGGTAGACGCTGGAAAGGCTAACCATCTCCTTCcgctcttcctttcttcttcaggaaatgtCATCAACACCAACTGCTCTGCCGCCCACAGCCGCCAAGCCCTGTCCTGCAAGATGGCCGTGGAATACGACAAATTCATCGAGTCGGGAAGGAAGTAAGAGAACTGGCTGTGATTTGCAGGCCGACATTCACCAACTTCTGATGGCAACCCTCATGCCAATTATTCTGAAATCGCTCTGCTTCTGAGCTTtttggtgggaggagagctggcgtGGTGGTAGCGAGCAGGAAGtggtccctttgctaagctgggtccatcctggtttgcatttggatgggtgactggatgtgagtgctgtaagagattccccttagggcaggggttcccagcctgtggtactgcagctgttgctgaactacaactccctttacccccagctacaatttattgtggctaggctttatggaagttgcagttcaggaacatctggaggcccactggTTGGGATCCCCTGCCTGTGGGTTCCATATCTCAAGTGATAGAGCACCAGCTTtgaatgcaggaggtcccagcttcaatccctggcagcatctccaggtaaggctgggaaagacacctgcctgaaaccttgaagagctgctgccggtcagtgtagacattcctgagctagatggaccaagggtctgactcggggaGGCAGCCTCCTGCGAATCTAACTCAGAGTGAGTGGGCTGAGGGTTGCAAGCTTGATTGCCGAGGGATTTTCTGATCTTATGCAGAGGCTGCTCTGGCCGTGAATTGCACGCAGCGGCATACAAAACTAAAATCTCTTCGGGCGGGCGGTGCCGAAGGCTCGGTTTCCTGGAACCAGCGGCCTGTGCTCTAGAGGAGCGCAGAGTTCTGTATAGCCCCGTCACCACCTTTCATTGCTGTTGTTGCATTAGGTGGTTCTGCCATGTGGACGACGACAACTACGTCAACATGAGGACGCTGGTGAAACTCCTCTCCAGTTACCCCCACACGCAAGACATCTACatagggaaacccagcctggaCAGGCCCATCCAGGCCACCGAAAGGATCAGCGAGAACAAGATGGTAAGAGAGCAGGGAGGCCGGGGGTGTGTGTTAAACCAAGGGGTGTCCCACACACTTGCAGTGCTTGCTGTTGCTCTCAGTGGAAAGGGTGGACCACTGTGGTCAAAGGTAGTGTTTTGAGCTGGCCTGGGGCTAGGGGGCTCcgggttgggtccccagacgtgcttggactacaactcccatcggctTTCAGAATCGGCAGGTTCCAACTCGCCTTGGGTGGTCCTCCTTCTCATCCTCCAGATATTTATCtaccaaccaaagttctcaaagcggttgatatagaaaaataaatacatcagtaAGATGGTCCccagcccccaaagggctcacaatctaaaaagcagcataaggcagatgccagccacagccactggagggatgctgtgctggggttggacagggccggttgctctccccctgctaaatggaagagaaCCCCCCTCTTTAAAAAGGCGGCTCTTGGCTCATTTCGCAGAGCAGCACTAAATCTCTTTGCTTTGCTAAAGCAAAGCTCTTAGCTCATTTTGCTCATGTCTCCAACATgactccccagatgtttttggactacagctcccatcatccccggccactaGGTTGAAGGCTCTTGGGAGgtgtcatccaacaacatctgggagaccGAGTGAGAGCCCCTGATATAGCCAACATGACTACTAGATACTGATAACACACAAATACGCCCATCTTTTTTAAACATTCTCTTCTGTCTGTGAATTTCATCAGTTAATTCTGTAGTGTGTGAAGAAGTGATTTCTCTTTGTGTTGGAATCTACTGCCCATAAACTTCACGGACATTTCCCAGAGCTCTGCTCTCCTAGGAGCGTTTTGGGAAGGCTGCTCTGtttcctttgctctgtgcaaCTTCTTACAGATAGGAAGGGCTTCTGATAAATCGATGAGAGGCTGGTTCCATTAATTTTCTGCGAAAGAGATGAGATCTCACGGGTGCTGGGATGTGCAAAAAGTCATGCGAGAAGAGCAAAAGTCAAGCTTTacttcctttcctccttcctaGCATCCTGTCCACTTCTGGTTTGCGACTGGTGGTGCTGGATTCTGCATCAGTCGTGGGCTGGCTCTGAAGATGAGCCCTTGGGCTAGGTAAgatatctttcttttcttttcttttacaaaatgtgtgtcttgctGTGGGTAACTTGCTGTCCACATGCAGGTTGTAGGGTTAGGTGAGCCAAAACCTCATCAAGGATCTTGACATTTCATTGCATCCCAATGTGCATATAAAGcttctgtatactgagtcagaccattggtcgctCCTGTCCAGTGCTGTCTgctcttactggcagcagctcttcatggtcTCAGGCAGAGGAAGGTCTACACCATCGCCTTGCTGCCTTTCGCTGAAGATGCCAGGAGTTGAGactgggaatatcttgcagtgctcacacttctagtctccctttcgtatgcaaccagggcagaccctgcttagctatggggacaagtcatgcttgctaccacgagaccagctctcctcctttggtcctctctctccctctgttgtTGACTGTGTCTGGCAGCGGCACTGATGCCTCATCCTCTAATCTCTCTGCAGTGGTGGGCACTTCATGAGCACCGCAGAAAAGATCCGTCTGCCAGACGACTGCACGATTGGGTACATCATAGAGTCCGTGCTGGGAGTGAAACTCATCCGGAGTAACCTCTTCCATTCGCATCTGGAGAACCTCCACCAAGTACCAAAGTCAGAGATTCACAAACAGGTAAATAAAACCCCAACAATCTCCTACAATCCTACAATCTCCACTCCAGGGGGCCACCAACCTTCAGatgctgggatctgtagtcccACAAGATCTCAAGgataggttaagaacataagaacagccctgctggatgaggcccaaggaagcccatctagtccagcatcctgtttcacacagtggcccaccagatgcctccgagaagcccacaggcaggagttgagggcgtgccctctctcctgctgtgactcccctgcaactggtactcagaaggtTAGGAGCCCTTGGGTTGGAGGCTTGGGTTGTTGACCacggatgatgggtgttgtagttcagcatcatctggggcagggattctcaacattgggtccccagatgttgttggatgttcaactcccataatccccaaccaaaggctgctggggattatgggagttgaagtcctaaacatctggggacccatcgttgagaattcctgatctAGGGACTCGGAGCTGGGAATCGGTGGATTAGGCGAAAGACGAGAAACAAGTTTCTTGCTCTGTGGCCTTGTTAACTTTGTGTTCTCTCCCAGGTGACTTTGAGCTATGGGATGTTTGAGAACAAGAGGAATTCTATCCATATGAAGGGCGCTTTTTCTGTGGAAGAGGACCCATCCAGGTGAGTAGCAAGTTCAGCTCTCAAGAAGAGTAGGAGGAAAGCTGAGACGCCTTTCCTCTGGAATGCAGAGCTTTAGCAAAGAGCCTAGAACTAAAATGGTGAGGAACATCGGTAGCTGCCTAATGTGTtggcccttggcccatctagctcagcattgtctacactggctggcagcagcttctccaaggtttcaggtaggtgtctttcccagccctacctggagatgctgccagggacctaccttctgcatgctaagcagatgctctgcatctgTGCTATGGCCCATTCAGAAATAACCCATCCTAGGTCAGTTCCGAGACGAAAGACATTGTAGGCACTTAACTGtcagtgcgcagtgcattatgggtatcaTGCACTCCGCCCTCCTCTCCCTGAAGCTGGCCAGGAGCCAGGGCTGGCAGTTGAGCAGAAAAACAGGATTAAGAGAGCACTCTTAGAGAGTAGTTCtggaggcgggtttgctgctgaggtgccaccATGATCGGgcatgatcccggcagttctTGCACGCAGGCAAAACTAGGCTTGGCTTCGTCGGCCCATATCtgcctgcgcgtgagaacagcctcgat is a genomic window containing:
- the LFNG gene encoding beta-1,3-N-acetylglucosaminyltransferase lunatic fringe, coding for MLKSCGKKLLLSLVGSMLTCFLVLVVDQQKRQVLRWHGVGAASALLQPFGGASPRQSLLGQLPGGGEGGEAAAAAAAGQSPPEGKSFSDYFARLSRAKREVRPSGGGIEEGKPERPPLEAISPRDVFIAVKTTKKFHKSRMELLLETWISRNKDMTFIFTDGEDEELKKKTGNVINTNCSAAHSRQALSCKMAVEYDKFIESGRKWFCHVDDDNYVNMRTLVKLLSSYPHTQDIYIGKPSLDRPIQATERISENKMHPVHFWFATGGAGFCISRGLALKMSPWASGGHFMSTAEKIRLPDDCTIGYIIESVLGVKLIRSNLFHSHLENLHQVPKSEIHKQVTLSYGMFENKRNSIHMKGAFSVEEDPSRFRSVHCLLYPDTPGCPRNVVF